One Vicinamibacterales bacterium genomic window, CGCGAGTCCGACGAGCCCAAGTTCCTCGCCCACCGCCGCGAGAATCAGGTCCGTGTGGCCCGCCGGAATGACGTGCGGATCGCCCAACCCGAGCCCCGTGCCAGTCGCCGCGCCGGTGCCGAGTGCCCAGAGCGCATGGGCGATCTGATCGCCGCCGCGCACGGGGTTGTCCCACGGCGACAGCCACATCTGGATCCGCTGCACGACCGTGTGCGGATAGCCGAGCGCGTAGCCGCACGCAAAACCGGCGGCGAGCAACAGCAGGCCGATGGCGACCATCGTGACGCGGCCGCGCGCGACGCCGTACATCGCCAGGAACACGCAGGCGAGCACGAGTGCCGGCCCAAGATCCTTCTGCAGGAAGAAGAAGAGCAGGACGAGGCCCATGCCGATCAGCACGGGCAGCACGTAGTCGAATCGTGGCACGTCGAGGCCGAGCCGGCCGGCCGCCCCGAGCTTCGGCTCCTTCAGCGCGCGCAGCAGTTCCCACCGGTTCGCGAAGTATCCGGCCAGGAACAGGACCACCAGCACACGAATCGCCTCGACGGGTTGCACGCCCATCAGGTTGACCTTCGCATCGCTGCTGCCCGGCCCGCTGCCGAACGCGATGAGGAGCAGCGAGAGGGCGACGGCGCCGAGGAGGGGCACGTAGCTGAGTTTGCGCAGCAGCGACCGCTGGAAGCTGAACGCCGCGGCCGCCGCCAGGACGAGGCAGCCGACGAGCGTGCCCTGAGCGAAGCGTGCGTAGAATGCCGCGTCGCGCAACGGATCGCGCATCCCGACCATCATGACGAAGCCGATCCCGCACAGGACATGGACGATCGGCAGCAGCACCGGATCGGCGGCGGACCGGCGCAGCCGGAGCCAGGCGTGCGCCAGGTAGAAGCCCGGGAAGAACAGGGCGATGGCGAGCCACAGTTGGCCGCGGTACGAGGCCGGCGTACGGACGACGAGCGCTCGACGCAGCGCCGCGAGCTGTGCCGGCGTGAGCAGGGAGATCTTGACGTCGGGCTGCGCCGGCGTCGGCGCCACGACGGCCGCCAGTTGCGCGCGGCGTTCGGCGAGACGATCGCGGAAGGAGAGCAGGCGGCGCGACGACTTCAGGTCGGTCTCCGTCAGCGCGATCGTGCCGAGCGCGTTCACGCCCTGGATCTGCCGACGCGGGCTGCCGGTCCCGTCTGGCGTGTTGAGCCAACTGGCGAGCCGGTCGGCGACGAAGCGGCGTTCGCCCGCGTCGGCCAGGACTGTTTCGAGCAGCGGGAGCAGTTGTTCCGAGCGATCGACCTCGTTGAGGTTCACGAGGCGGCCCGCAGTCAGCGCGGGCGCGGCGTCCGCCAGGGCGGATCGCTGCGCGGAGTACACCAGCCACAGGCCAGCCACGGCGACGAGCGACGCCGCCAGGAGCCCCACGAGTTCGAAGCCGCGGCCCCTCGCCCGGCGGGTTGCGACCGCCGTCTCCGCCCGCTCGGCCGCCGTGCTGTGCGTCATCCGCATCGGCAATCACACCTTCCAGCCAAAGACGGTCTCCGTGATCACGAACAACGCAGAGTCCGCAGGGGGCGCGGAGACAACGAACGCCGTGGGTTCCAGCTCCGCGTGCCCTGCGACCTCTGTGTCGAAATCGGCTTCCCGTACTTCGCCAGCCGCCTCATCGTCCTGTGTTCTTCGTTCTGCGTTTCCGGTTCAGGATGCGTCACCACACATCCACTGCTAGCCCTCCGTGGGCGCGGTCAGGCCGTCCAGGCGCTTCTGGACTTCGTCCAGTCTGGCCTGCACCTGACGCATCACCGCGCTCACCTCACCAAAACCGATCGCTTTGCCGTAGATCTCCAGCGCGTGGCGATAGTCGTCCGCCGCTTTCTGCAGGCAGTCGCGCTCCTGCGCCAGGCCGCGTACGCTGCCTGCTTCACGACGCATGCGGTCCGCACGGCTGCGATACCCATCGCCGATCTGGACGAGTTCCCGATTGCCGGGACGGTACCCGCGCGTCTCGGCCTCGTGCAACGCGGCGATCGCCTTGTCGAGATCCTCGAGGCCGTAGACATAGGTCCGCGCCAGACCGAGGTACGGATCGGGCCAACGGTTGTCGAGGCGGGCGGCGTCCTCGAAGTCGACGACCGCGTCGTGCAGCGGCTGCGCCGCGGCCTGCCTGCCGCGCTTCCGCGCTTCGCCGGTGATCCGCTGAACCTGGCCTTCGCAGTACCGCAGCCGTGCGGTCAGTCGCTTGTCGCTCGGATCGAGGCGCAACGCGTCGGTCAACCAGCCCGCGGCGTCGCGCCACTGGGCTTCGCGGACGACGGGCGCATCCTGCCGGTAGTCGCCGATCACGCGTTCCGCCTGCTCGAGGAGCCGATCCTTGAGCTGTCCGCGCACGCCGACCAGGCCGATGCCAAGCAGGCTCCGATGCGACAGGTCCTGGTATTCGTTCCAGACGCCGTGCATCTCGGGGGGCTTTGCGGTGGCGACGTCCGCTCGCAGCTTCTTGGCCGCGCTCCAGACGATGGCCTCGTTCCCGACGACGCCGATCGACCCGAGGACGACGGCGATGGCGGCGAACCGTCGCGCGCGCGTCAGGCGCAGAGCCCAGGCGGTTGGCGCGACCGGGACCGCAACCGCTTCGGCGGCCTCACCGCCCGGCCGTGGAACCGGCGGCGGCCCGGCGAGCGTTCTCCGCGTCGCCTCGCTGTCCGCGTCCAGGTCGAGGGCGTGCTCCGGCTCGATCGTCCGGCGCGTGATCTCGGCGTTGGTGTCGAGCGGCGTCCCCTCGAGCACGGTGCGCCGAGTGGCCTCGTGCTCCGACTCGGCGAGCCACTCACGATCCGCCCGTGTTTCCCGGCCTGCCCGGAATGCGTCGAGGTCGGCGCGAATGTCGCCAGCCGATTGGTACCGTCGGTGGAGATCGCCGGCCAGCAGTTTGAGCACCAGGCGGACCAGTGCCGGCGGAACTGAATCGGGCAGCGGTGGAGGAGGCTGGCGCGACCGAATGCGGGCCTCGAGCTTCGAGTTCGTCTCGGCCTCGAACGGCGGGGTGCCGGACAACATCTCGTACAGGAGGATCCCGACCGACCAGAAGTCGACGTGGATGTCCACCTCGCCGCTCTCGAGGCGTTCGGGCGACAGGTACGCCAGGCTGCCGAAGTCGTTGCGCGTGAGCTTGCGACTGAGCGCAAGGCCCTTGGCGATCCCGAAGTCCAGCACCTTCACGTGGCCGGCGAGATTCAGCCGGACGTTCTTCGGCTTGATGTCGCCGTGGATGATTCCGCGCAGCTTCCGATCGTCGAGCGTCGCCTCGAATTCGTGGGCCTTCTGGAGGAATTCGCAGACTTCCGACGCAACCCACGCCGCAGTCTCGGCCGCCAGCGGCCCGCGTTCGATGCGCTCCGCGAGGTCCTCGCCGTCCACGTACTCCATGTCGATGCAGAAATACTCGTCGATCGTCGCGTACGCGTGCACGGCCGGCACGTGGCTGTCGACGCGGCTGAACTGATCCTGCAATGCGGCTCCGCGGCACTCGGCTTCGCAGATCTCGCGCGAATCGCGGTCCGGCTTCTGCTCGACCACCTTGAGCGCAATCTCGACGTTCCGGGCCGTGTCACGGGCCAGGTAGACATCGGCCATCCCGCCCCGCCCAAGGCGGCGAATCAGCCGATACTTGCCGAAATCACGGTCGAGCATAAAGGAGGCTCAAGGCTCGAGGCTCAAGTCCTGGGAGTCCTCGCGCGGGGCGCGGGCGGTGCCGGCTTCTGCGCCGCATCGTCTGCGTTCCGCCGCACGATGTTGTCGCGGAGCACCTCGGCGAGTCTCGCCGGTTGCAGTCCCACGATCTGGTCGGGCCGATTCTGGCCGGTGACGATGTTGCCCGAGAAGAAGGCGTCGGCCCTCTCGCGGATCTCGATGCCGGGCTTGCCGGCGCCCTCCGGCTCGCGGCCGCCTCCCGGTGTCGGGCCGCTCCCGTTGGACGCGACCACGTTGTTGATCAGCCGCGGAAACGCCTCGGGTTCGACGATCACGCCGACGCCTGGATTCGACGCGATCCGACTCCCGCGCAGCACGCCGCGCGATCGGGGCGCGAACACCACCGCCGCGACCTCCGCAGCCGTCACCTCCACATCGCTGACCTCGGCTTCGCCATCCTCGATCCGCACGCCGATGCCGAGCCGGCGTTCGGGGAGGCCGGAGATTCGGAAGCCGACCAGTTGAGCCTGCTCGCGAATCGTCACCGCCGGCGTGTCGAGGGTCAGGCCAGGACGGGGCACCAGGATCGCCTCCCGGGAATCTCGGCTCACGAGTCGAATCCCGCGGTCGAGCACGATGGGCGCATCGTAGACGCCGCGTTCCACCTCGATCGCGTCGCCGCGTTGCGCGCGCTTGAGCGCCGCATCGATCGTCGCGGCGTCCGCGTCCGGCCCGGCGCCGACACGCCACGTCCGGGACCACGACGTCGGCCGCGTGGCCTCGAGCAGCCGGCCGGAGAGGCCGTCGATCGTCGACAACGCCCCGTACGCCGCGGCGAGGCCGATTCCGCACCCGACCAAGACCGCACCCGCGATCCAGCCCCACGGCCATCTCCGTGCCACACGCACTGCGGGCGCGCCAGTACCTCGCCCCGCGCCGCCGATGCGGCCGCGCCGCCGCCGGGCGGTTTCGGCGAACCGCGGTCCCGCGACGAACACCGCCGTCACGTTGTCCTTGCCGCCTTCGTCGTTCGCCGCCTCGATCAGCCGGTCCACCACCGCCTGCGGCTCGGCGGCATTCCCGTACACGATGTCCCCGATGGCCGACGAGGTGACGAGATCGGTGAGGCCATCCGTGCAGATGAGCAGCGCATCATCGTCCGAAAAGGGGCCGTCGAGGACTTCGATGAAATCGTCGTCGCCGGGCTCGTGCGGCTCGGATCCCACGTCGCGGAAGATCTCGTTGCGGCGCGGGTGGCGCATCGCATCGAGTTCGTCGAGTTCGCCCGCGTCCTCGCGCTCGCCGACCGGCGAGTGGTCGTGCGTCACCTTGGTGATCTGCCCGTCGCGGCAGATGTACAGGCGCGTGTCGCCCACGTGGCCGACGGTCAGGCGGCCGTCGCGCACGAGTGCGGCCGTCAGCACACACGCCATCCCGCTCCACGCCGGATCGGATTGCGCGAGGTGGTGCACCTCGTTGTTGGCCAGCGTGATCGCTTCGCGCAGCCGCTCGGCGGGGCTCCCGGTCTCGCGCTCGAGCCGCGCGCGGATCATCGACCGTGCCGTCTCGGCGGCTTTCTCGCCTGCCGCCTGACCGCCGACGCCGTCGATGACGGTGAACAGACCGCGTTCGGCGTCGCAGTGGAACCGGTCCTCGTTGTTCTCGCGGACGAGCCCGGCATGACTCGCGGCCGCCGCGACGAGCGGTGGGCGGGGCGCGATGGTGCTAGGCATCGTTCGACACGGCGCGGAACACGAGACCGCCGGCCACCAGGACCAGCAGCAGCAGATAGACGTAGCGCAGCCAGTGGAGCGATGTCACGATCCGCTCCCGACCTCGAACTCGAGGACGATGGCGTTCGCAAGGCCGATCCGTGCGCGGGACGGCAACGGCACCTCCACACCCTTGTCGCGTTTGCGGCCTTCGACCACCTCGACGCTCGACGGAATTGCCACGCCGTCCACCGTCGTGCCGAGGCTGCTCAGGTCCTTCAGGAAGAACTGGCCCGACACGTCGTCGCGCCGGAGCCGTACGTGCTCGCGTGACACGTCCGGTGACGCGTCCAGCTTGATGTCCACCCAGTACCCGACGCCGCCGCGGCCGATGACGATCGGGCTCCTGGTCACCGGCACCCGCTGGCGTCCCTGCTTATCCTCATACGTCAGCGTGGCATACAGGGTTCCAGCCGAACCGGGCGCGGGCGCCGCCGGCGCGACGACCTCGCGGCTGCTCGTATGCTCGCCTCGGCGCATGGTGGTGATGCGTCGCGTGCGCGAGCCTTCGAACTCCGGCTGCGCGGGCAGCGTCAACTCGGATGCGATCGCGATATCGCCGGGTGCCATCTCGCCGTCCGCGTCGGGCTCGAAGCGGATCTCCCACGATTCGGGCGGTGCGTCGATCGGCGGGTGGGCTTCCTCGCCTCCGAGCAGCTTTCGCGCGAACCCGCCGGATTTCGCCCGCTCGTTCCAGGCGCGGACCTCGTCATCCAGCGCGCGCTTCGCCTGTTCGGCGATCAGCGGGACGATGCCCTCGATCCGCTGGTGATCGGCCGGATGGAGGTAGACGAAGAAGCGGGACGGCGCCACGGTCGTGTAGAGCAGTGGCTCGAGGTTGGCCCGCATCGCACGGACGATCTCCAGGATGATCGCCTTGCCGGTCGCAAGTTTGTCGGTGTCTGGCATGGTGGTCGCTTCACGCTCCGGTCCACTACCTTACACCGTCCGTGGGGAGGAATGGCAATCGGCTCTTCCCATCGTCCCGGCGGGGACGATGCCGGTGGTCCCTCGCCGCGAAGATCCCGAACGCGATGAGCGGGATCACCACGCACGAGCAGCCCACGAACAACGTGACGAAGAGCATGAACAGCACGGACCCTCCATCCGGACCGTCGGCATCGGTCTGGCGCCGAAGCGTCTCGGCGTCCGTCCGCGCGATCGGGGGCTGTCGAGCCCGCGACCCGACACCCATCGACGGTTGAGGATGACTACGCAAGGCGGCGGCCACAATGAAGACCATCTGATCTGTCTTATTTACAGTTAGTTACGTGACTCTCTGTTCATTCGATCCTGCCTGGAACTCTCAGGAGGTGAGAAAAACTCTCAGGTGCGAGTACACTACGAGCCGCATGTCTCGCCAGATCCTGGTTCTCGATACCCCGGCATCGGTGCTGAGCGAACTCCGCGAGGCCCTGGCGACCGTGGTCGATCCGTCCGCGCAGGTGGAGGTGGTGTGCGATGGCGCCGAGGTGGTGCGCCGCCTCGAGCGCGAGCCGCCCGTCGACGTCCTGGTCGTGCCATACCCGGACGGCGATGGGCGCACGGCGGCCGTCGACGTGATTCGCCGCGTGCGCGCGATCGACACCGGGCTGCCGGTGATTGCGGTGGCGGCGCAGGGCGACGTGCGGATTGCCGCGGAGGCGGTCGAGGCCGGAGCGACCGACTTCCTCGTGCGGGGCGACCGGCTGCGCGAGCGCCTGGCGACGCTCGTTGGCAAGGTGCGGCACACGCTGGCGCTCGTCGATCGGAACCGCGCATTGAAAGAGCAGAACGTCAGGCTGCGGCAGCGAGACCGGGAGCGATCGCAAATCGTCGGCGAGTCGCCGCAGATTCTGGAGGTGCTGGAGCGCATCGTGCGGGTGGCCGCGATTCCGCGTCCGGTGCTCATCGTCGGCGAGCGCGGGACGGGCAAGGAGCTCGTGGCCCGTGCGATCCACGCGACGGCGGGCAAGGGCGAGCGGCCGTTCGTGGCGGTGAACTGTGCGGCGTTTCCCGAGACGCTGCTCGAGAGCGAGCTGTTCGGCCACGAACGCGGTGCCTTCACCGGTGCCGAACGCCTGGCCCCAGGGAAGTTCGAGCAGGCCAACGGCGGCACGCTCTTCCTCGACGAGATCTCGAGGATGCCGCTGCCGTTCCAGCAGAAGATCCTGCGCGTGGTCGAGTACGGGACGTTCACCCGCATCGGCGGGACGCAGGAATTGCGGTCGAGCGCGCGGCTGCTGGCGGCGAGCAATGTGGATCTCGAAGCCGGCATTCGGGCCGGCTGGTTTCTCCCCGACCTGTACGATCGGCTGGCCTTCGAGACCGTTCGCGTGCCGCCGCTGCGCGAGCGGCAGGGGGATATTCGCTTCCTCGCACGCCACTTCCTCCGCGAATTCCTCCGCGAAGTGCCGTCGCTCGGTGAAAAGGGCTTTGCCGAGGATGCGCTGGAACTGCTCGAACGCCATTCGTTTCCGGGGAACGTTCGCGAACTGAAGACGACCATCGAGCGAGCGGCCTATCGCGACACGACGCGCGAGATCAACATCGAGGACCTGGCGTTGCCGCTGCCGGCCGCCGCGTCGTCCGCGGGTGGGACGTTCAGCGAGCGCGTGGCGGCTTTCGAGCGCCAGCTCGTGCACGACGCGCTCGAAGCGTCACACGGCAACCAAGCCGATGCGGCGCGCCACCTGGGGCTGGCGTACCACCGGTTCCGGTACTACGCGCACAAGTACCGCTGAGTGGGACCAGACGGCCACCACCACGATCACGCGGGTCACCAAGACGAGTCAGGCTGGCTCGGACACCGGTACTGGCGCTGCCTCCGGCGAGCCCGTCCCATCGCTCTCGGCGGCTGCCGAGGCTGACTCATCCAGGTTCGCCGCGTCCGCGTCGCCCGACCTGGCTTCCTCGACGTCCGGGTCGTCCCACAGGAAGCCGATGCGGCGCCGCTTCTCGTGCGGCTGCTTCGGGATGACCTGCAACATCAGCTGCAGCGCGTCCACGTGGCAGAGCAGGCGATAGCGGCCCGGTTCGTCCGCCGGACCGTCGACGACGACGAGTTCGGAGCCGCGGACACCGATATGTTCCACGCTGAACGCACGGCCTCCCATCATCGCGACGATGTGGAAGTTCTCGTTGTCCTTCAACTGTGCTTCGAATTCCTGCAGACACTGCCGCAACCGCGCCGCGAACGTCTTGGCGGTCTGCGGGGTGGGGATGAGCAGCGCTCCCGACTCGAAACCAACCTTCGGCATATCGCACTCCTCGTCTCGACACGATGGTCGAGCCGGCCTTCTTCTGGGGCCGGTCTACAGAGCAGAGGCGTTGAAGACAATCCAGCAGCCGACGCCAAAGAGCAGAATCCACCGCACCAGTCCGCGCAGTGTGAGGCGCGAGAGCGACAGGGCACACTCGCGGACGAATGCGAGCGGCA contains:
- a CDS encoding protein phosphatase 2C domain-containing protein translates to MPSTIAPRPPLVAAAASHAGLVRENNEDRFHCDAERGLFTVIDGVGGQAAGEKAAETARSMIRARLERETGSPAERLREAITLANNEVHHLAQSDPAWSGMACVLTAALVRDGRLTVGHVGDTRLYICRDGQITKVTHDHSPVGEREDAGELDELDAMRHPRRNEIFRDVGSEPHEPGDDDFIEVLDGPFSDDDALLICTDGLTDLVTSSAIGDIVYGNAAEPQAVVDRLIEAANDEGGKDNVTAVFVAGPRFAETARRRRGRIGGAGRGTGAPAVRVARRWPWGWIAGAVLVGCGIGLAAAYGALSTIDGLSGRLLEATRPTSWSRTWRVGAGPDADAATIDAALKRAQRGDAIEVERGVYDAPIVLDRGIRLVSRDSREAILVPRPGLTLDTPAVTIREQAQLVGFRISGLPERRLGIGVRIEDGEAEVSDVEVTAAEVAAVVFAPRSRGVLRGSRIASNPGVGVIVEPEAFPRLINNVVASNGSGPTPGGGREPEGAGKPGIEIRERADAFFSGNIVTGQNRPDQIVGLQPARLAEVLRDNIVRRNADDAAQKPAPPAPRARTPRT
- a CDS encoding sigma-54 dependent transcriptional regulator; amino-acid sequence: MSRQILVLDTPASVLSELREALATVVDPSAQVEVVCDGAEVVRRLEREPPVDVLVVPYPDGDGRTAAVDVIRRVRAIDTGLPVIAVAAQGDVRIAAEAVEAGATDFLVRGDRLRERLATLVGKVRHTLALVDRNRALKEQNVRLRQRDRERSQIVGESPQILEVLERIVRVAAIPRPVLIVGERGTGKELVARAIHATAGKGERPFVAVNCAAFPETLLESELFGHERGAFTGAERLAPGKFEQANGGTLFLDEISRMPLPFQQKILRVVEYGTFTRIGGTQELRSSARLLAASNVDLEAGIRAGWFLPDLYDRLAFETVRVPPLRERQGDIRFLARHFLREFLREVPSLGEKGFAEDALELLERHSFPGNVRELKTTIERAAYRDTTREINIEDLALPLPAAASSAGGTFSERVAAFERQLVHDALEASHGNQADAARHLGLAYHRFRYYAHKYR
- a CDS encoding protein kinase, which translates into the protein MLDRDFGKYRLIRRLGRGGMADVYLARDTARNVEIALKVVEQKPDRDSREICEAECRGAALQDQFSRVDSHVPAVHAYATIDEYFCIDMEYVDGEDLAERIERGPLAAETAAWVASEVCEFLQKAHEFEATLDDRKLRGIIHGDIKPKNVRLNLAGHVKVLDFGIAKGLALSRKLTRNDFGSLAYLSPERLESGEVDIHVDFWSVGILLYEMLSGTPPFEAETNSKLEARIRSRQPPPPLPDSVPPALVRLVLKLLAGDLHRRYQSAGDIRADLDAFRAGRETRADREWLAESEHEATRRTVLEGTPLDTNAEITRRTIEPEHALDLDADSEATRRTLAGPPPVPRPGGEAAEAVAVPVAPTAWALRLTRARRFAAIAVVLGSIGVVGNEAIVWSAAKKLRADVATAKPPEMHGVWNEYQDLSHRSLLGIGLVGVRGQLKDRLLEQAERVIGDYRQDAPVVREAQWRDAAGWLTDALRLDPSDKRLTARLRYCEGQVQRITGEARKRGRQAAAQPLHDAVVDFEDAARLDNRWPDPYLGLARTYVYGLEDLDKAIAALHEAETRGYRPGNRELVQIGDGYRSRADRMRREAGSVRGLAQERDCLQKAADDYRHALEIYGKAIGFGEVSAVMRQVQARLDEVQKRLDGLTAPTEG
- a CDS encoding FHA domain-containing protein is translated as MPDTDKLATGKAIILEIVRAMRANLEPLLYTTVAPSRFFVYLHPADHQRIEGIVPLIAEQAKRALDDEVRAWNERAKSGGFARKLLGGEEAHPPIDAPPESWEIRFEPDADGEMAPGDIAIASELTLPAQPEFEGSRTRRITTMRRGEHTSSREVVAPAAPAPGSAGTLYATLTYEDKQGRQRVPVTRSPIVIGRGGVGYWVDIKLDASPDVSREHVRLRRDDVSGQFFLKDLSSLGTTVDGVAIPSSVEVVEGRKRDKGVEVPLPSRARIGLANAIVLEFEVGSGS